GGCTCTTCTTCAGCCCCCTGGAGCTGCTCCGGTCCCCGGACGACGTCGGGTACGCGGCGGAGCGCGGCCGCTCCAAGGCGCTGGCGGCCAACGAGGCGCGCCGGAGGAGGAGGCTGGGGGAGCTGCCTCCGGTTTACCCCAACGGCTGGTACCGGGTCCTGGACTCCCCGAAcctgaggagggaggaggtcAAACACGTGTCCGTCCTGGGTATGTCAGAGAATACTCACTTACTTTCATTCATAAATCTGTGACGGAATCACTGAACCGAGGCgcttattttaggtttttaaggCAGAccgcagcagctgcaggtgtcAGGTGTGCAGCAGGTGAGGCTGACAGgttaaagctgaaaacatgCAGCGATTGAAACTAACcagaacagaaacatcagctctgcacgaccctcagctactaccaccccgaGTTTCAGCTCAGTGACTTTGCTTGttgccccttttttttctttctgtcttggAGCTGTTGCCAAGAAATGAGAGTGAAACCGAAGCCGAGGATTCCTGTTTGGTCGCATGCTTGGCTGCAGGTGGAAGCatctgatgttttgtttagagTTCAGCTGAGTTcagatacaaaaacattattttattttaaagctttttatccAAAACCCTCGACCTCGCTCCCCCAACTTAACTCAAATCTTAATTGGTTTTATAAACTGGTCAGATAACTTCAAAAGAGTTTAATAAAGGAATAGCATTACGAACAGTgagtgtcttacctgctgcagatggctcTCTGAACACCCTCCAGGCTCCGCCCACTCAGGAGATGTTTAAAACGCGCCACATCTTGGACAGGAATGATTCGGAAatcgttttttttaaaacagggtTTTATTCGTCAGATccagcagagcagctgctgcttggTGCCGTTTGTCCCAGCCGGGCTCCCGTAGCTTCACATCGTCCTCTgctgaaccctgaagaatatATCTGCCTGTAAACGCAGCAGATCTTATCGTTAAATTactgtttgatttgtgtataaatcTCCAAAAATGCACACGATGCTAACCgtgttagcatctatgctaattgttgGTCAGCAGCCAGACGGTTCTTTAACATATCTTATTGTGATCTTTATTCgtttataaatcagtgtttatttctgtaaaataagaGGATCTGATCAACTAAACGCACTGAAAGTAGTTTGATCATCTCTGTAATCTCTGCGAGGGggccaaaaataaatatttggttcTAGCCAAGGGCCagtcacgatcaatatttattaaaaattacataaattaattagtttttgatgttttatgtcaaatcattcatataaaaatatcaatgaccttttcccagttacagattatacagaatttagagcaaacagactttaatgaacacagacaaatagatcaaacttcaaaaagctcatcattagctgtcatttcttatgcctcactcagcttttaaattaattttttaacattaaaacagatttttttaaaaagccattaacaaaaacctgatcatacagaaattaaaactatatattgttggcttctaagtcactgtcaagagaaaacttcagtttttttaaagcaaaataagaatcagagactcgatctgaaccagactggagggccggatgaaatgttacagaggggccagactggcccgcgggccttgagtttgacacgtgatctaaataaaaaccacaagaTAAACTGAGATGTAATGAAAGCTGACAGAAACTGAACCAGGATTTAAAATCCTCAGCTGATCAGACGTGATAACAGCTGaactacaacaacaaataaCTACACAACCGCCCGTTTTGTGCAAAAAGagctgattttttaaaagttttctgcATAAAACGAGGACGATGTCAGAGTAAAAACTGAGTTGTGGGAGAATCTTTCACCCGGCTGAGCATGGGAGTCCTTAAGGTGGACGTTAACCCCACCTGGTGGCAGAGCTGGGTActgcagctaaaggctaaaggctagtctgagcggggccaAAGCCAAAGTACTCCAACTCcaattaaagaaataataaaatcctaTCAGCTCAACCTTCTCACCAGCGTTCGTTCTGCGTTAAATGGTCGTTTCCGTTGAATTCTGTGCTTATTTAGGAGCACAAACAGCCGCAGGAGCTACAGCTGCAGGAATATTTAGATTCTTCTGCTTTAAAGCgaaactgttttctgtctcctgcGGTCCTTCAGGTGAGCAGCTGGCGGTGTTTCGGGGGCGGGACGGGACGGTCTACGTCCTGGACGCCTACTGTCCCCACCTGGGGGCCAACATGGCGGTTGGAGGACGGGTGAAGGGAAACTGCATCGAGTGCCCGTTTCACGGATGGCAGTTCAGAGGGAAGGACGGCAAATGTGCGAACATTCCTTACACGGAAAAAGGTACGGAGCAGAGGTGGTGATGGAGGTGGAGCTTTGGCCAGGTGGACCAGGTGTAGCAGGTGGACCAGGTGNNNNNNNNNNNNNNNNNNNNNNNNNNNNNNNNNNNNNNNNNNNNNNNNNNNNNNNNNNNNNNNNNNNNNNNNNNNNNNNNNNNNNNNNNNNNNNNNNNNNNNNNNNNNNNNNNNNNNNNNNNNNNNNNNNNNNNNNNNNNNNNNNNNNNNNNNNNNNNNNNNNNNNNNNNNNNNNNNNNNNNNNNNNNNNNNNNNNNNNNNNNNNNNNNNNNNNNNNNNNNNNNNNNNNNNNNNNNNNNNNNNNNNNNNNNNNNNNNNNNNNNNNNNNNNNNNNNNNNNNNNNNNNNNNNNNNNNNNNNNNNNNNNNNNNNNNNNNNNNNNNNNNNNNNNNNNNNNNNNNNNNNNNNNNNNNNNNNNNNNNNNNNNNNNNNNNNNNNNNNNNNNNNNNNNNNNNNNNNNNNNNNNNNNNNNNNNNNNNNNNNNNNNNNNNNNNNNNNNNNNNNNNNNNNNNNNNNNNNNNNNNNNNNNNNNNNNNNNNNNNNNNNNNNNNNNNNNNNNNNNNNNNNNNNNNNNNNNNNNNNNNNNNNNNNNNNNNNNNNNNNNNNNNNNNNNNNNNNNNNNNNNNNNNNNNNNNNNNNNNNNNNNNNNNNNNNNNNNNNNNNNNNNNNNNNNNNNNNNNNNNNNNNNNNNNNNNNNNNNNNNNNNNNNNNNNNNNNNNNNNNNNNNNNNNNNNNNNNNNNNNNNNNNNNNNNNNNNNNNNNNNNNNNNNNNNNNNNNNNNNNNNNNNNNNNNNNNNNNNNNNNNNNNNNNNNNNNNNNNNNNNNNNNNNNNNNNNNNNNNNNNNNNNNNNNNNNNNNNNNNNNNNNNNNNNNNNNNNNNNNNNNNNNNNNNNNNNNNNNNNNNNNNNNNNNNNNNNNNNNNNNNNNNNNNNNNNNNNNNNNNNNNNNNNNNNNNNNNNNNNNNNNNNNNNNNNNNNNNNNNNNNNNNNNNNNNNNNNNNNNNNNNNNNNNNNNNNNNNNNNNNNNNNNNNNNNNNNNNNNNNNNNNNNNNNNNNNNNNNNNNNNNNNNNNNNNNNNNNNNNNNNNNNNNNNNNNNNNNNNNNNNNNNNNNNNNNNNNNNNNNNNNNNNNNNNNNNNNNNNNNNNNNNNNNNNNNNNNNNNNNNNNNNNNNNNNNNNNNNNNNNNNNNNNNNNNNNNNNNNNNNNNNNNNNNNNNNNNNNNNNNNNNNNNNNNNNNNNNNNNNNNNNNNNNNNNNNNNNNNNNNNNNNNNNNNNNNNNNNNNNNNNNNNNNNNNNNNNNNNNNNNNNNNNNNNNNNNNNNNNNNNNNNNNNNNNNNNNNNNNNNNNNNNNNNNNNNNNNNNNNNNNNNNNNNNNNNNNNNNNNNNNNNNNNNNNNNNNNNNNNNNNNNNNNNNNNNNNNNNNNNNNNNNNNNNNNNNNNNNNNNNNNNNNNNNNNNNNNNNNNNNNNNNNNNNNNNNNNNNNNNNNNNNNNNNNNNNNNNNNNNNNNNNNNNNNNNNNNNNNNNNNNNNNNNNNNNNNNNNNNNNNNNNNNNNNNNNNNNNNNNNNNNNNNNNNNNNNNNNNNNNNNNNNNNNNNNNNNNNNNNNNNNNNNNNNNNNNNNNNNNNNNNNNNNNNNNNNNNNNNNNNNNNNNNNNNNNNNNNNNNNNNNNNNNNNNNNNNNNNNNNNNNNNNNNNNNNNNNNNNNNNNNNNNNNNNNNNNNNNNNNNNNNNNNNNNNNNNNNNNNNNNNNNNNNNNNNNNNNNNNNNNNNNNNNNNNNNNNNNNNNNNNNNNNNNNNNNNNNNNNNNNNNNNNNNNNNNNNNNNNNNNNNNNNNNNNNNNNNNNNNNNNNNNNNNNNNNNNNNNNNNNNNNNNNNNNNNNNNNNNNNNNNNNNNNNNNNNNNNNNNNNNNNNNNNNNNNNNNNNNNNNNNNNNNNNNNNNNNNNNNNNNNNNNNNNNNNNNNNNNNNNNNNGCTGGTGGACCAGGTGTAGCAGGTGGACCAGGTGCAGCAGGTGGACCAGGTGCAGCAGGTGTACCAGGTGTTTCTAGGTGCAGCTGGTGCAGCAGGTGTAGCAGGTGCAGCAGGTGTAGCAGGTGCAGCAGGTGGACCAGGTGTTTCCAGGTGCAGCAGGTGTAGCAGGTGGACCAGGCGCAGCAGGTGGTCCTGGTGCAGCAGGTGGACCAGGTGCAGCAGGTGGTCCTGGTGCAGCTGGTGCAGCAGGTGTATCTCAGTCTTCACTCACAGTTTCTTCTAAAAGCCAGATTTTTGTGATTGATTCTGTTTTCAGTGCCGAAGGTCGCGAAGGTGCGCCGCTGGCCAAGCTGCGAGGTGAACCAGCAGATCCTGGTTTGGTTCCACTGCGACGAAGCGGAACCTCAGTGGGCTGTCCCAGAACAGGAGGAGATCACGAAGGCCCAGTGGGTCTACCAGGGCAGAACCGAGCACTTCGTCAACGCTCACATCGAGGTGGGTGGAAAAAGGTCCTTTTCTCAGTtctcagtgtcttacctgctcGAGATACTGATCAAAGTGAAAATCAGTGGGAAGTCAAACCAACAACAACTGTCCGCcgctaccagaagtccacccctccaccacccagtccgggagatcgcccaggacttcgaGACCGACCCACGCTTCCAGAACTCGACCGTCATAGCGGCTCACCTGgcggggctctttgaggacgccaggacacatcgggacagaacCGCTCCTTCCCGGACCGGACCAGGATGATGAGCTACAACATTTCATTTCCCTTTGGGGTTATTTTTGAATCGAACGTCCTTAGGGTTCCTCTACAGCTCGTGTCCTCAGGGGGGCGCTCTCCTGcgtgttttaaatgactgactCGTGGACGTGCTTCTGATTAAACCGTTCGAATCAGGTGCGTCGGAGCAGAAAAaccctaaaacctgcaggacagtggagCCTCGAGGTCCGGAGTCTGAAACCAGATCAGCAGCATCATCCAGACTGACCtcggttgtttgttttcttcttctcaggAGATTCCTGAAAACGCCGCCGACATCGCCCACCTGGGCCACCTGCACATCCCGGGCATCGTCAGCGGGGCGGACCTGCGCTACCACTACAGCCGACTCTGGGATTTCGTGCGGCACAGGTGGAAGGTAGGGTCTCCGGGATCGGAGTTTGAGGAGTTGCGGCGTCTTTCCGGACCTCCTCCTGTCGGActcgtttgtttttgtctcgttAAGGTGGAGTGGGCGCCGGAGTCGGAGCCCAACAGTCACTGCTCCAAGATGCAGCTGGAGCACTCGCTCACCGTGTTCGGGTCCCACTGGAGCCTGCTGGATTTCCACGTCGAGGCCCGACAGGTACGGGGACGCCGCGGGGACCAGGTGGTGCTTTCTTTGTTAATTAGAGTTGGAAGGACACCGATCGGACTTTCCTGGACCGGTTTGGATTCcgttacaaaaaatgttttttggatCCATTTGTTTgttactgtctgtctgtctgtctctttgtctctttgtctgtctgtctgtctgtctgtctgtctctttgtctgactgtctgtctgtctgtctgtctccctgtctgtctctctgtctgtctctttgtctctctgtctgtctctttgtctgactgtctgtctgtctctttgtctctctgtctgtgtctttgtctccctgtctttctctttgtctccctgtctgtctctttgtctctctgtctgtctgtctctttgtctccctgtctgtctctttgtctccctgtctctctctctgtctgtctctctgtgtttaagtttgaaaagttgcacagattttcaggaaacaagGAAGAACGGATTAAATGTTGGCGTCTCGAACTCTACAGCTGAACACCTCATGgctcaagggtgatcaccattgatttcatgGCCGTGGGGTTTAAAAGTCAGcatcacagctgacctggtGCTTTGACTCTGCAGCAGAGTAATGTAGAAATGTCAAACCCCACAACTGGAGTTCAAAATTCATGGGGTcacaggtcacaggtgacccctttgttaaaaacctcgtctctgctcctacatgtgagcCTTtagtttccggttgtgtccgttggtttgtctgtctgatcaggtaaaaactgacgaacagatctggatgaaaTGTTGGGGTTAAATTCTGGTTCGGATCCAGATTCTGACCCGGGTCGTTCTTTAATCCTCGGCGAAGGTTTGCGCTCCCTGAGTGCTTCCAGTTGGTTTCCCCAAtccctgtttttgttcatttagttacGGGTCAGTCTGAGAATCCTCGTCTGAGCGCCTGCTGCTTCCGGCAGACCGAACCTCTGTCGGGTTTTCACTTTTCATCACCGCAGCAGCTTCTTCCCGATGTTTACAGCAGATTTTTGCTCAGGGGCTGAAACTCTTCTTAGCCGACTCCGCGAAGGGCAGAAAATCAGGATCGACTCATGAAGCtgtgacagaaaatgtgtttttttcctgtgtaaaatgttgtaaagtcAGGTGAACGCGCCCTGCTCAGCGGGCCAGAAAAGGCTCTGCCTCTGGCCACTTCCAGCCCGTGAGCCATCAGTTGATGGTGGCTGGTTTCAAATCTAAAGGTCACGGTGAAACCTGAGCAGACTGAGAGTAAAAACACTTCTCAGCTGCGCACCTTGAAGCGGCGGCCTGCAGGGGGCGGCCCCTCCCTTTAAAATCAGACGAGAACGAGGCGGTGCCATCGAACCACGTGAAGCCGAGCCGGCAGGTGTGCTGTGTGTCCCCAGGTGGGCCCGGGTCTGGTCTTCCTGCGGTTCACCCACGGGTTCCTGGGCCGCGGCGTCCTCCTGCAGAGCGTCACGCCGGTGGAGCCGCTGCTGCAGTGCGTGTCCCACACCATGTTCTACCAGGCCGGCGTCCCGGCGCCGGTACCCAAATTCATCCTGAAGGCCGAGAGCAtccaggtacacacacacacacacacacacctgcaggcGACACGTTCAAACATTTAATCCAAATAAATCCCCTCAGCAGACACCactttctgttaaatatttccatttatttcaaatatctGCGCATTAATTTATACATTTGTGTCAAATTATTTCTAATATTAGATTTATTCATCTTTCCtctcaaatatttcttttaaaatgtaaataaagttttagttttttaccaaaaatctttctatatttgtgaaaaaatgtatagttttgatttctgttcattttttctaaaaagtattttatt
Above is a genomic segment from Kryptolebias marmoratus isolate JLee-2015 linkage group LG14, ASM164957v2, whole genome shotgun sequence containing:
- the zgc:92275 gene encoding cholesterol 7-desaturase, with the protein product MVSAWAAVVAGLGAAVMLAARGPEERAGLAACAAGLLAARWLYRLFFSPLELLRSPDDVGYAAERGRSKALAANEARRRRRLGELPPVYPNGWYRVLDSPNLRREEVKHVSVLGEQLAVFRGRDGTVYVLDAYCPHLGANMAVGGRVKGNCIECPFHGWQFRGKDGKCANIPYTEKVPKVAKVRRWPSCEVNQQILVWFHCDEAEPQWAVPEQEEITKAQWVYQGRTEHFVNAHIEEIPENAADIAHLGHLHIPGIVSGADLRYHYSRLWDFVRHRWKVEWAPESEPNSHCSKMQLEHSLTVFGSHWSLLDFHVEARQVGPGLVFLRFTHGFLGRGVLLQSVTPVEPLLQCVSHTMFYQAGVPAPVPKFILKAESIQFERDVWIWNNKMYISKPLLVAADSSILKHRRWYGQFYSENSPRLQHRRDALDF